A genomic stretch from Pseudomonas mendocina includes:
- the rhlB gene encoding ATP-dependent RNA helicase RhlB, translating into MLKALKKIFGKTENQTPNPAGQPVAPSAKHVKEEPKAEKSSRSAKPRGQAATGKATPNKGKQERPQRERPAKPVDTWKLEDFAVEPAEGKTRFHDFKLSPELMHAIHDLGFPYCTPIQAQVLGFTLSGRDAIGRAQTGTGKTAAFLISTITQLLQTPPPKERYMGEPRALIIAPTRELVVQIAKDAQALTKYCGLNVMSFVGGMDFDKQLKQLESRYCDILVATPGRLLDFNQRGEVHLDMVEVMVLDEADRMLDMGFIPQVRQIIRQTPMKGERQTLLFSATFTEDVMNLAKQWTTNPAIVEIEPENVASDTVEQHVYAVAGSDKYKLLYNLITQNDWSRVMVFANRKDEVRRIEERLTRDGVSAAQMSGDVPQHKRIKVLEGFREGKIRVLVATDVAGRGIHIDGISHVINFTLPETPDDYVHRIGRTGRAGTSGTSISFAGEDDAYALPAIEELLGRKIACEMPPDELLKAVPRKH; encoded by the coding sequence GTGCTCAAAGCACTTAAAAAGATTTTCGGCAAGACCGAAAACCAAACGCCCAACCCTGCTGGTCAACCTGTAGCGCCCAGCGCCAAACACGTCAAAGAAGAGCCTAAAGCGGAAAAATCCAGCCGCTCCGCCAAACCTCGTGGCCAAGCAGCCACTGGCAAAGCTACGCCGAACAAAGGCAAACAGGAGCGCCCCCAACGCGAACGTCCTGCCAAACCAGTCGACACCTGGAAGCTGGAAGACTTCGCCGTAGAGCCTGCTGAAGGCAAAACCCGCTTCCACGACTTCAAGCTCTCCCCTGAGTTGATGCATGCGATCCACGACCTGGGCTTCCCATACTGCACGCCGATTCAGGCACAAGTACTGGGCTTTACCCTGAGTGGTCGCGATGCAATTGGCCGCGCGCAAACCGGCACCGGCAAAACCGCTGCTTTCCTGATTTCCACTATCACCCAGCTGCTGCAAACGCCGCCGCCAAAAGAGCGCTACATGGGCGAGCCCCGTGCGCTGATCATCGCGCCGACCCGCGAGCTAGTAGTACAAATCGCCAAAGACGCCCAAGCCCTGACTAAATACTGTGGTCTGAACGTCATGAGCTTTGTCGGTGGCATGGACTTCGACAAGCAGCTCAAACAGCTGGAGTCACGCTACTGCGACATTCTCGTGGCCACCCCAGGCCGCCTGCTGGACTTTAACCAGCGTGGTGAAGTGCACCTGGACATGGTCGAAGTGATGGTGCTGGACGAAGCCGACCGCATGCTCGACATGGGCTTTATCCCGCAAGTGCGCCAGATCATCCGCCAAACGCCGATGAAGGGTGAGCGCCAGACGCTGCTGTTCTCCGCCACCTTCACTGAAGACGTGATGAACCTGGCCAAGCAGTGGACGACCAACCCGGCCATTGTTGAGATCGAACCGGAAAACGTCGCCAGCGACACCGTTGAACAACACGTCTACGCGGTCGCCGGTAGCGACAAGTACAAGCTGCTGTACAACCTGATCACCCAGAATGACTGGAGTCGGGTGATGGTCTTTGCCAACCGCAAGGACGAAGTACGCCGCATTGAGGAGCGCCTGACCCGTGATGGCGTCAGCGCTGCACAAATGTCCGGCGACGTGCCGCAGCACAAGCGGATCAAGGTGCTGGAAGGCTTCCGTGAAGGCAAAATCCGCGTGTTGGTAGCCACCGATGTTGCCGGTCGTGGCATTCATATCGACGGCATCAGCCACGTGATCAACTTCACCCTGCCGGAAACCCCGGACGACTACGTGCACCGTATCGGCCGTACCGGCCGTGCCGGTACCAGCGGCACGTCGATCAGCTTCGCCGGTGAAGACGACGCCTACGCCCTGCCAGCCATTGAAGAGCTGTTGGGTCGCAAGATCGCCTGCGAAATGCCGCCAGACGAACTGCTCAAAGCGGTCCCCCGCAAGCACTGA
- a CDS encoding bacteriohemerythrin, producing MSIVWSDDFATGIDIIDSQHQRLFTYFQDIEQCIAAEDTASVEQLCRGLIDYAVSHNSFEESLMEQAGYPMLEGHHRVHEAFKQRTQGYLQRIDSGADKLKIAREMRTDIGLWLINHIKHEDKHYSPYVRKSLDKGLVSRMLGKFFK from the coding sequence ATGAGTATTGTTTGGTCCGACGATTTTGCTACCGGTATCGACATAATTGACAGCCAGCACCAGCGTCTCTTCACGTACTTTCAGGACATTGAGCAATGCATTGCAGCCGAAGATACTGCGTCGGTTGAACAGCTATGCCGTGGCTTGATTGACTACGCGGTGTCACATAACTCGTTTGAAGAGTCCTTGATGGAGCAAGCGGGTTACCCGATGCTGGAGGGGCACCATCGGGTACACGAGGCCTTCAAGCAACGCACACAGGGCTACTTGCAGCGAATCGACAGCGGCGCAGACAAACTCAAGATTGCCCGGGAAATGCGAACCGACATCGGTCTATGGCTGATCAACCACATCAAGCACGAAGACAAACACTACTCGCCCTACGTGAGGAAGAGCCTGGATAAAGGACTCGTCTCACGCATGCTGGGCAAGTTTTTCAAATAA
- the dinB gene encoding DNA polymerase IV: MSQRKIIHVDCDCFYAAIEMRDDPNLANKPIAVGGSADRRGVIATCNYEARAYGVRSAMASAQALKLCPDLLIVKPRMEVYRAVSREIHAIFREFTDQIEPLSLDEAYLDVSDCPQFSGSATRIAQEIRRKVWQTLNITVSAGVAPNKFIAKIASDWRKPNGLFVVTPDQVEDFVAALPVNKLHGVGKVTADKLGRLGIRTCSDLREWNKLALVKEFGSFGERLWALARGIDNRPVENDSRRQSVSVENTFDADLPDLEACLNELPDLLEQLKTRLDRLDASYRPDKPFVKVKFHDFTQTTLEQSGAGRDLESYRRLLASAFARGNKPVRLLGVGVRLHDLRGKLVQLELFEG, from the coding sequence ATGAGCCAACGCAAGATCATCCACGTTGACTGTGATTGCTTTTACGCAGCGATCGAGATGCGTGACGACCCGAATCTGGCCAATAAGCCGATTGCGGTGGGCGGTTCGGCGGATCGGCGGGGGGTGATTGCGACCTGTAACTATGAGGCGCGGGCGTATGGTGTGCGTTCGGCAATGGCTTCGGCGCAGGCGTTGAAGTTGTGTCCTGATTTGCTGATCGTGAAGCCGAGAATGGAGGTGTATCGCGCTGTATCGCGGGAGATTCATGCCATTTTTCGCGAGTTCACCGATCAAATCGAACCGCTGTCGTTGGATGAGGCCTATTTGGATGTCAGCGATTGTCCGCAGTTCTCAGGCAGCGCCACGCGTATTGCCCAAGAAATTCGTCGCAAGGTCTGGCAGACGCTAAACATCACGGTGTCTGCTGGCGTAGCGCCGAACAAGTTTATTGCCAAAATCGCCAGTGACTGGCGCAAGCCCAACGGCTTGTTTGTGGTTACGCCGGATCAGGTGGAAGATTTTGTCGCGGCGTTACCGGTCAACAAGTTGCATGGCGTTGGCAAGGTTACGGCAGACAAGCTCGGGCGCCTGGGTATCCGTACATGCAGCGATTTGCGTGAGTGGAACAAGCTGGCGTTGGTCAAAGAGTTCGGCAGCTTTGGTGAGCGCCTGTGGGCGCTGGCGCGGGGCATTGATAACCGCCCAGTGGAGAATGATAGCCGCCGCCAGTCCGTCAGCGTGGAAAACACCTTTGACGCTGACTTGCCGGACCTAGAGGCTTGTCTGAATGAGTTGCCCGATTTGCTTGAGCAACTCAAGACACGTCTGGACCGACTGGACGCCAGCTACCGGCCGGATAAACCGTTCGTCAAAGTGAAGTTTCACGATTTTACCCAGACCACGCTGGAGCAAAGCGGCGCCGGGCGGGACTTGGAGAGCTACCGGCGTTTGCTGGCCAGCGCCTTTGCCCGGGGTAATAAGCCTGTGCGCTTGCTGGGAGTGGGCGTACGCTTGCATGACTTACGCGGCAAGCTGGTGCAGCTGGAGTTATTTGAAGGCTGA
- the apbC gene encoding iron-sulfur cluster carrier protein ApbC — protein sequence MSVVTRAAIEAALSQYTDPHLNQDPVSAGCLREVDIQGGAVKVRLVLGYAAGLFKNGWAQMLQMALENLDGVERAEVQIECEIEAHKAQDQVPALNNVKNVIAVASGKGGVGKSTTAANLALALAREGARVGILDADIYGPSQGIMFGIPEGTRPQVKDQKWFVPLKAHGVEVMSMAFLTDDNTPVVWRGPMVSGALIQLITQTAWDNLDYLVVDMPPGTGDIQLTLAQKVPVAGAVIVTTPQDLALLDAKKGVEMFRKVNIPVLGVVENMAVHICSNCGHAEHLFGEGGGQKLASQFGVDLLASLPLSMAIRMQSDGGKPTTIADPESQIAMIYQETARTVGARIAQAGTVGMPSFSVSDD from the coding sequence ATGAGTGTTGTTACCCGCGCTGCCATTGAAGCTGCCTTGTCCCAGTACACCGATCCCCATTTGAATCAGGACCCGGTTAGCGCCGGTTGTCTGCGTGAAGTCGACATTCAGGGCGGGGCGGTCAAGGTTCGCCTGGTTTTGGGGTATGCCGCAGGTCTGTTTAAAAACGGTTGGGCGCAAATGCTGCAAATGGCACTGGAAAACCTCGACGGCGTTGAGCGTGCCGAGGTGCAGATCGAGTGTGAAATCGAGGCGCACAAAGCACAGGATCAAGTCCCGGCACTGAACAACGTGAAAAACGTGATTGCGGTTGCCTCGGGCAAAGGCGGCGTAGGTAAGTCCACCACAGCGGCCAATTTGGCGCTGGCACTGGCCCGTGAAGGGGCTCGGGTGGGTATTTTGGATGCGGATATCTATGGTCCTAGTCAAGGCATCATGTTCGGCATCCCGGAAGGCACCCGACCACAGGTCAAAGACCAGAAGTGGTTTGTACCGCTCAAAGCCCATGGTGTTGAGGTGATGTCCATGGCCTTCCTGACCGATGACAACACGCCGGTGGTCTGGCGCGGGCCGATGGTTTCTGGTGCTCTGATCCAACTGATCACACAGACGGCCTGGGATAATCTGGATTACTTGGTGGTGGACATGCCGCCGGGTACCGGTGATATCCAACTGACTCTGGCGCAAAAGGTGCCGGTAGCTGGGGCGGTGATTGTTACAACCCCGCAGGATCTGGCGCTGTTGGATGCGAAGAAAGGCGTGGAAATGTTCCGTAAGGTGAACATTCCAGTGCTGGGCGTGGTGGAAAACATGGCCGTGCACATCTGCTCCAATTGTGGCCATGCCGAGCACCTGTTCGGTGAAGGGGGCGGACAGAAGCTGGCATCGCAGTTTGGTGTCGACCTACTGGCCTCGCTGCCTCTGTCTATGGCGATTCGCATGCAGTCTGATGGCGGTAAGCCAACGACGATCGCTGATCCTGAAAGCCAGATAGCCATGATTTATCAGGAAACAGCGCGCACAGTGGGGGCGCGTATTGCTCAGGCTGGGACGGTGGGTATGCCGAGCTTCTCAGTCAGTGACGACTGA
- the metG gene encoding methionine--tRNA ligase, with the protein MTEARKILVTSALPYANGSIHLGHMLEYVQTDMWVRFQKLRGNTCTYVCADDAHGSAIMLRAEKEGITPEQLIANVQAEHSADFADFLVDFDNFHSTHCEENRELSTAIYLALRDNGHIATRSVTQYFDPEKGMFLADRFIKGTCPKCGTDDQYGDNCEKCGATYEPTELKNPRSAISGAVPELRDSKHFFFKLPDFEAMLKQWTRSGALQDAVANKIAEWLDSGLQEWDISRDAPYFGFEIPDEPGKYFYVWLDAPVGYMASFKNLCARRPELDFDEYWKKDSSAELYHFIGKDIVNFHALFWPAMLEGAGYRKPTALNVHGYLTVNGQKMSKSRGTFIKARTYLDHLNPEYLRYYYASKLGRGVDDLDLNLEDFVQKVNSDLVGKVVNIASRCAGFIHKGNGGVTAATDAAPELSKAFSDAVPSITDAYEKRDFARAMREIMALADLANAWIADKAPWALNKVEGKQAEVQEICTAGVNLFRQLVIMLKPVLPVLSKAAEEFLNVAPLTWADLDKGLYNHQLNAFTPLMTRIEPAKVDAMVEASKEDLAAEAPKPQGNGELVKDPLAAEITFDAFAAVDLRIALIEKCEFVEGADKLLRLTLDIGDEKRNVFSGIKSAYPDPSRLEGRLTLYVANLAARKMKFGVSEGMVLAAGPGGEEIYLLSPDSGAKPGQRVK; encoded by the coding sequence ATGACTGAAGCCCGCAAAATTCTTGTTACCAGCGCCCTGCCCTATGCCAACGGTTCGATTCACCTCGGCCATATGCTGGAGTATGTGCAAACCGATATGTGGGTGCGCTTCCAGAAGTTGCGCGGCAATACCTGCACCTATGTCTGTGCCGACGACGCCCACGGCTCCGCCATCATGCTGCGCGCCGAGAAAGAAGGCATTACCCCAGAGCAGTTGATTGCCAACGTACAGGCTGAGCACAGCGCCGACTTCGCAGACTTCCTGGTGGATTTTGACAATTTCCACTCCACCCACTGCGAAGAAAACCGCGAGCTGTCCACGGCGATCTACCTGGCCCTGCGCGACAACGGCCACATCGCCACCCGCTCCGTCACCCAGTACTTTGACCCTGAAAAGGGCATGTTCCTGGCTGACCGCTTCATCAAAGGCACTTGCCCGAAATGCGGCACTGACGATCAGTACGGCGACAACTGCGAAAAATGCGGTGCTACCTACGAACCGACCGAGCTGAAGAATCCACGCTCGGCCATTTCCGGCGCGGTACCGGAACTGCGCGACTCCAAGCACTTCTTCTTCAAGCTGCCTGACTTTGAGGCCATGCTGAAGCAATGGACCCGCAGCGGTGCTCTACAAGACGCCGTCGCCAACAAGATTGCCGAATGGCTGGACAGCGGGCTGCAAGAGTGGGACATCTCCCGCGACGCGCCCTACTTCGGCTTCGAAATCCCGGATGAGCCGGGCAAATACTTCTACGTCTGGTTGGATGCGCCGGTTGGCTACATGGCCAGCTTCAAAAACCTGTGCGCCCGCCGCCCAGAGCTGGACTTCGACGAGTACTGGAAAAAAGACTCCAGCGCCGAGCTGTACCACTTTATCGGTAAAGACATCGTCAACTTCCACGCCCTGTTCTGGCCTGCCATGCTGGAAGGCGCAGGCTACCGCAAGCCAACTGCACTGAACGTGCACGGTTACCTGACCGTCAACGGCCAGAAGATGTCCAAATCCCGCGGCACCTTTATCAAGGCCCGCACCTACCTGGATCATCTGAATCCGGAATACCTGCGTTACTACTACGCCAGCAAGCTGGGCCGTGGTGTGGATGACCTGGACCTGAACCTCGAAGACTTCGTGCAGAAGGTCAACTCTGATCTGGTCGGCAAAGTCGTCAACATCGCCAGCCGCTGCGCCGGTTTCATCCATAAAGGCAATGGCGGCGTGACGGCTGCGACAGATGCAGCACCTGAGCTGAGCAAAGCCTTCAGCGATGCCGTACCAAGCATCACTGACGCCTATGAGAAGCGCGATTTCGCCCGCGCCATGCGTGAAATCATGGCCCTCGCCGACCTGGCCAACGCCTGGATCGCTGATAAAGCCCCATGGGCGCTGAACAAGGTCGAAGGCAAACAAGCTGAAGTGCAGGAAATCTGCACCGCAGGCGTCAACCTGTTCCGCCAGTTGGTGATCATGCTCAAACCGGTCCTGCCAGTGCTGAGCAAAGCCGCCGAGGAATTCCTCAATGTGGCACCGCTGACTTGGGCAGACCTCGATAAAGGCCTGTACAACCACCAGCTGAACGCCTTTACCCCGCTGATGACCCGTATTGAACCTGCCAAGGTAGACGCCATGGTTGAAGCCAGTAAAGAAGACCTCGCTGCAGAAGCGCCGAAGCCACAAGGCAACGGTGAGCTGGTCAAAGACCCGCTGGCAGCCGAGATCACCTTCGACGCCTTTGCAGCGGTTGATCTGCGTATCGCCCTGATTGAGAAGTGTGAGTTCGTGGAAGGTGCAGACAAACTGCTGCGCCTGACGCTGGATATCGGCGATGAGAAGCGCAACGTGTTCAGCGGCATCAAGAGTGCCTACCCGGACCCAAGCAGGCTGGAAGGACGCCTGACCCTGTACGTCGCCAACCTGGCTGCGCGCAAGATGAAGTTCGGCGTATCCGAAGGCATGGTGCTGGCCGCAGGCCCAGGCGGCGAAGAAATCTACCTGCTGAGCCCAGACAGCGGCGCCAAACCGGGTCAGCGCGTTAAGTAA
- a CDS encoding cold-shock protein, whose translation MSNRQTGTVKWFNDEKGYGFITPQSGDDLFVHFKAIQSDGFKSLKEGQQVSFVATRGQKGMQAEEVQVI comes from the coding sequence ATGTCCAATCGTCAAACTGGCACCGTTAAGTGGTTCAACGATGAGAAAGGCTACGGCTTCATCACTCCGCAATCCGGTGACGACCTCTTCGTTCACTTCAAAGCTATCCAGAGCGATGGCTTCAAGAGCCTGAAAGAAGGTCAGCAAGTTTCTTTCGTCGCTACCCGCGGCCAGAAAGGCATGCAAGCTGAAGAAGTTCAGGTTATCTAA
- the dcd gene encoding dCTP deaminase, whose translation MSIKSDKWIRRMALEHGMIEPFVERQVRTEGSERLISYGVSSYGYDVRCADEFKVFTNINSATVDPKNFDEKSFVDVKSDVCIIPPNSFALARTVEFFRIPRDVLTICLGKSTYARCGIIVNVTPLEPEWEGHVTLEFSNTTTLPAKIYANEGVAQMLFLQSDEACEVSYKDRGGKYQGQLGVTLPRA comes from the coding sequence ATGAGCATCAAATCGGATAAGTGGATTCGCCGCATGGCTCTTGAGCACGGCATGATCGAGCCCTTTGTAGAGCGCCAGGTGCGTACCGAGGGGAGTGAGCGTCTAATCTCCTACGGCGTCTCCAGCTACGGCTACGATGTGCGTTGCGCCGATGAATTTAAAGTTTTCACCAACATCAACTCGGCCACGGTTGACCCGAAGAATTTCGACGAGAAGAGTTTTGTCGATGTCAAAAGCGACGTCTGCATTATTCCGCCGAACTCTTTCGCGTTGGCGCGTACTGTTGAGTTTTTCCGCATTCCTCGTGATGTGTTGACGATTTGCCTGGGCAAAAGCACCTACGCGCGCTGCGGCATTATCGTCAACGTCACTCCGCTTGAGCCGGAGTGGGAAGGCCATGTGACGCTTGAGTTCTCCAACACCACCACGCTGCCTGCGAAAATCTATGCCAACGAGGGCGTGGCGCAGATGCTGTTCCTGCAATCCGATGAGGCTTGCGAAGTGTCCTATAAGGACCGTGGTGGTAAGTATCAGGGCCAGCTGGGTGTAACCCTTCCGCGTGCCTGA
- the umuC gene encoding translesion error-prone DNA polymerase V subunit UmuC: MSERVFALIDCNSFYCSCERLFRPELMRKPVVVLSNNDGCVVSRTAEAKALGIPMGAPWFQIRKAYEAAGGVAFSSNYALYGDMSERVMTLLEGLVPHLEVYSIDEAFADLTGVGGDLEALGRDIRAQILSCTGLPTGVGIASTKTLAKLANYAAKRWQRQTGGVVDIRDPLRCSKLLAATPVGEVWGVGRRLSQRLQAMGISTAADLAAADARTLRKQFSVVLEKTARELRGTSCLELDGAPPAKQEICCSRMFGQRQYELAPIREAVASYAERASEKLRAQNSLCKKVRVSIRTGMHNPDEAKLAQGMLCELPYPTNDTRLISAAALRGLEAIYRPGYAYSKAMVLLMDICQRGEYTDDLFAATQPASSERVMAVLDSINGRWGRGTLRPAAVPAQPRWGMRREMMSQSYTTKLEQIWRVGA; the protein is encoded by the coding sequence GTGTCTGAGCGTGTTTTTGCCCTGATCGACTGCAATTCGTTTTATTGCAGTTGCGAACGTTTATTCCGGCCAGAACTCATGCGTAAACCTGTGGTGGTGCTCTCCAATAACGACGGCTGTGTGGTGAGTCGTACGGCAGAAGCCAAAGCGCTGGGTATCCCTATGGGGGCACCGTGGTTTCAGATACGTAAAGCCTATGAGGCGGCCGGAGGTGTGGCATTCAGCTCCAACTATGCCCTTTATGGCGATATGAGCGAGCGTGTGATGACCCTTTTAGAGGGGCTGGTGCCGCACCTCGAGGTGTACAGCATTGATGAGGCCTTTGCTGATCTGACCGGTGTTGGGGGCGATCTTGAGGCGCTTGGCCGTGACATTCGGGCGCAGATTTTGAGTTGTACCGGGCTGCCTACAGGGGTGGGTATCGCCAGCACGAAAACCTTGGCCAAATTGGCCAACTACGCCGCTAAGCGCTGGCAGCGCCAGACGGGAGGTGTTGTCGATATTCGTGATCCGTTGCGCTGCAGCAAACTTTTGGCGGCGACGCCGGTCGGCGAGGTGTGGGGCGTTGGTCGGCGGTTAAGCCAGCGACTGCAGGCAATGGGTATATCTACGGCAGCTGATTTGGCAGCGGCAGATGCCCGCACGCTGCGTAAACAGTTCTCTGTAGTATTGGAAAAGACGGCGCGGGAGCTGCGTGGCACGTCTTGTCTGGAATTGGATGGCGCGCCACCGGCCAAACAGGAAATCTGTTGCAGCCGCATGTTTGGCCAGCGCCAGTACGAACTGGCGCCTATCCGTGAGGCTGTCGCCAGTTATGCAGAGCGTGCCAGTGAAAAACTGCGCGCTCAGAACTCCTTGTGTAAAAAGGTGAGGGTGAGTATACGCACGGGTATGCACAATCCTGATGAAGCCAAATTGGCTCAGGGAATGCTGTGTGAACTGCCATATCCTACCAACGATACCCGACTGATTAGCGCAGCGGCGTTGCGCGGGCTGGAGGCCATTTATCGCCCCGGCTATGCCTATTCCAAAGCGATGGTACTGCTAATGGATATTTGCCAACGGGGCGAATACACCGATGATCTGTTCGCGGCTACCCAGCCTGCCAGCTCAGAACGGGTGATGGCTGTGCTGGACTCCATCAACGGTCGCTGGGGACGGGGGACACTACGACCGGCTGCGGTACCAGCCCAGCCGCGCTGGGGAATGCGTCGGGAGATGATGAGCCAGAGCTACACCACGAAACTGGAGCAGATATGGCGAGTGGGCGCGTAA
- a CDS encoding YdcF family protein, protein MTPTLRHAQVLWDFLSAGRGHAECELLIVCGSYDLRVCDYACELLDQGVAEHIVFSGNTGNWTRHLWERPEAEIFAERAMALGVRPEQFSLEARSTNFAENIAFTRELFPHVRRATFLTKPNSIRRVKLTLPIRWPELTAWVDAPGYRFPDGVANVVGLFGLIAEMVGDVQRIKLYPQAGFQVAQELPEAVEQAWQFLVEQGFDHHKIRTQRD, encoded by the coding sequence ATGACCCCGACATTGCGACACGCTCAGGTGCTATGGGACTTTTTATCGGCAGGGCGTGGTCATGCTGAGTGTGAGCTTCTGATTGTTTGTGGCAGTTATGACTTGCGGGTTTGCGACTATGCCTGTGAGTTGCTGGACCAGGGCGTGGCCGAGCACATCGTGTTTTCAGGTAATACCGGCAACTGGACGCGGCATTTGTGGGAACGCCCCGAAGCTGAGATTTTCGCTGAGCGCGCTATGGCGCTTGGCGTTAGGCCAGAGCAATTCAGTCTGGAAGCCCGCTCGACCAATTTTGCAGAAAATATTGCCTTTACCCGCGAGCTGTTTCCGCACGTTCGCCGCGCCACCTTTCTGACCAAGCCAAATTCGATCCGCCGGGTGAAACTGACGCTGCCAATCCGTTGGCCGGAATTGACTGCATGGGTGGATGCACCGGGGTATCGCTTTCCCGATGGCGTTGCCAATGTGGTCGGCTTGTTTGGGCTGATTGCGGAGATGGTTGGCGATGTACAGCGCATCAAGCTGTATCCGCAGGCTGGCTTTCAGGTGGCTCAGGAGCTGCCGGAGGCGGTCGAGCAGGCCTGGCAGTTTCTGGTGGAGCAGGGCTTCGATCATCACAAAATTCGGACCCAGCGGGATTAG
- a CDS encoding S24 family peptidase: MAGITLLGQVASGGTELSFFLPSVPAGFPSPAQDHLEQRISLDEVFGLHRPQIFLARVEGCSLQGLGILDGDLVLIDKSLKARRGDVVIACVNGEPMLKMLDGDQHQVILLSANPTYPPRYVLESEDFTIWGVYIGLCRQGRNSV; this comes from the coding sequence TTGGCTGGCATCACGCTACTTGGTCAGGTCGCGTCCGGCGGCACTGAGCTTTCCTTCTTTCTTCCCAGTGTTCCTGCCGGGTTTCCCAGCCCGGCACAGGATCACTTGGAACAGCGTATTTCTCTGGATGAGGTATTTGGCCTGCACCGGCCGCAAATATTTTTGGCGCGTGTAGAGGGTTGTAGCCTACAAGGGTTGGGCATCCTCGATGGCGATTTGGTGTTGATCGATAAGTCTCTCAAAGCCCGGCGAGGCGATGTGGTGATTGCCTGCGTAAATGGTGAGCCAATGCTGAAAATGCTGGATGGAGACCAGCATCAGGTCATTTTGCTTTCTGCCAATCCAACGTATCCGCCGCGCTATGTGTTGGAGTCAGAGGACTTCACCATCTGGGGCGTATACATCGGCTTGTGTCGGCAGGGGCGTAACAGTGTCTGA
- the nadE gene encoding ammonia-dependent NAD(+) synthetase: protein MSNRQAEIAAALNVVPPFADQAALIAQIELRKTFIKNCLKNAGLKVLVLGISGGVDSLTAGRLAQICVEELRAETGDDAYRFIAVRLPHGVQHDEHDAQASLRFIRADEESTVNIADSVLGLAKQVSDLDKLPAARRDFVLGNVKARIRMVAQFTIANANNGLVIGTDHAAEAVMGFFTKFGDGACDLAPLSGLVKNQVRAIAKHLGAPDDLVFKVPTADLEELRPGKPDEESHGVTYEEIDAFLHGKPVSDEAYAIIVRTYDNSQHKRVMPFAP, encoded by the coding sequence ATGAGCAACCGCCAAGCCGAAATCGCAGCCGCCCTGAATGTGGTGCCGCCTTTCGCTGATCAAGCTGCATTGATTGCACAAATCGAGCTGCGCAAAACCTTTATCAAAAACTGCCTTAAGAACGCGGGCCTTAAGGTACTGGTACTCGGTATCAGCGGTGGCGTCGACTCTCTGACCGCCGGGCGCCTGGCACAGATCTGCGTTGAGGAACTGCGTGCCGAGACAGGCGATGACGCCTACCGTTTTATTGCCGTGCGCCTGCCCCATGGCGTCCAGCACGATGAGCACGATGCTCAAGCCTCCCTGCGCTTTATCCGCGCTGACGAAGAAAGCACCGTCAATATTGCCGACAGCGTGCTGGGTCTGGCCAAACAAGTCAGCGATCTGGACAAACTGCCCGCCGCTCGCCGTGATTTTGTCCTGGGCAACGTCAAAGCCCGTATCCGCATGGTGGCGCAGTTCACCATTGCCAATGCCAATAACGGGCTGGTAATTGGCACCGACCACGCAGCCGAAGCCGTGATGGGCTTTTTCACAAAGTTCGGTGACGGCGCCTGCGACCTGGCCCCGCTATCCGGTCTGGTAAAAAACCAAGTCCGTGCCATTGCCAAGCATCTGGGCGCACCGGACGATCTAGTGTTCAAAGTCCCGACAGCTGATCTTGAAGAACTACGCCCCGGCAAACCAGATGAAGAATCCCATGGCGTGACCTACGAAGAAATCGACGCCTTCCTGCACGGTAAGCCGGTCAGCGATGAGGCCTACGCCATCATCGTACGCACCTATGACAACAGCCAGCACAAGCGCGTGATGCCATTTGCGCCTTAA